In a single window of the Nicotiana tomentosiformis chromosome 10, ASM39032v3, whole genome shotgun sequence genome:
- the LOC138900042 gene encoding uncharacterized protein — MPGVPRLEWKVSLNYVPSRVISHLKAQWMVEKGCLAYLAFLRNVSVDTPTVESVTVVRDFPDVFPANLSGMPPDKDIDFCIDLVPGTYPISIPSYRMAPTKLKELNEQLQKLVDKEFISPSVSPWGVPVLFVKKKDGTMPLCIDYRWFEECEAKFQKLKTALTKAPDLVLPTEKDNVVADALSRKAESLVAVRPLAMDVRDLANQLSSFLDRIKVHQLDDPHLMVLRDTVQRGGAKEVVICDDGVMRLKSRLCVLNVEGLTDLILEEAHSLLYSLHPESGRAVSEIGDTEVKWERITMDFVVVLPWTLNKYDASRLTKSAHFILVMTTYSSERLAQIYIREIIGLHGVPISIISDRGT, encoded by the exons ATGCCGGGGGTGCCGAGGTTAGAGTGGAAAGTCTCCCTgaattatgttcctagtagagtgatttcacatTTGAAGGCgcaatggatggttgagaagggatgtttggcatatttggccttctTGAGgaatgttagtgttgatactcctactgttgagtcagttacagtagtgagagacttcccagatgtgtttcctgcaaacctaTCGGGCATGCCACCGGACAAGgacattgatttctgtattgacctGGTGCCGGGAACTTATCCCATCTCTATTccttcgtatcgtatggcaccaacaaagttgaaagaattgaatgaACAGCTTCAGAAGCTAGTTGATAAGGAATTCATCagtcctagtgtgtcgccttggggtgtaccggttctatttgtgaagaagaaagatggtactatgcctttgtgcattgattacag atggtttgaggagtgtgaggcgaaatttcagaagctcaagactgcattgactaaaGCCCCAGACTTAGTGTTGCCGACCG agaaggacaatgtggtggccgatgcattgagtagaaaggctgagagtCTGGTAGCAgtgaggccactagccatggatgttcgggatttggccaatcagttg TCGTCATTTTTGGATCGTATCAAGGTTCACCAGTTAGATGATCCTCACTTGATGGTGTTGAGGGACACGGTTCAGCgtggtggtgctaaggaggtagTGATttgtgatgatggtgttatgagGCTCAAAAGCCGGTTATGTGTTCTAAATGTTGAAGGGTTGACagatttgatccttgaggaggctcacagcttgCTATATTCCCTTCACCCAG aaagTGGGAGGGCTGtttcagagattggagataccgaagtgaagtgggagcgtattaccatggattttgttgtcgtgctcccatggactttgaataAGTATGATGCAAGCCGGTTAACTAAGTCTGCTcacttcattcttgtgatgactacctattcttcagagcggttggctcagatATACATTCGGGAGATCATCGGCTTGCATGGtgtgcccatttccatcatttctgaccgAGGAACGTAG